A window of Tautonia plasticadhaerens contains these coding sequences:
- a CDS encoding DUF2309 domain-containing protein, protein MHDASTPESRHLAGLGGHGPAHDLAHQIEHAAHLLPSQGPITVFVHHNTLHAFEDLPFDEAVRRGAATYGCHPYLPEGSYRGEVARGRITPGDLAEALVDDLGEDADVLIGFMGTRYHLRLAMLEHPLRLGTDAELRWLVAETDALVRFRDEATPESRRRVVDRTRRWVLGDATGDGDGGAGRGAAVVAALLDRFGASTVERWPARIWESFTLHLLWRICHAGVHGVRRPGDAVPPPARHRDLVVLATGRDTDLMVHEVLIRFCAAFLDQGFATWPLPGREAGFFRAFAGLYRDARPVDPWLRGLPDELRRVERAGLSPIESIDESLRLLGVAEPERAGYLAETLLALRGWAGMLRQMETNAEWAAHPAPPGTLREYLAVRLLLERVALRHVAREALPGATDLRDLRAALRHRIPRPSRVSVDQRAYLVFQLAQVRGWGPADLHRLSKVEWGRLVEEIESFGDLDRRRIYHLAYERHYRDRVLDALTAHAGAAAVPEGRAIFQVVCCLDEREESFRRHLEEVEPGCETFGVAGYFGVAMYYRGVTEAHFRPLCPISVTPRHYVQEEPTHSFEGAGRIQAEARRRLGRLSHMLHLGTRTFVGGLLTGLLGAVAGVPLLMRVLLPRRTARIRRLLGRVVTPPVTQLRLERSDPEPGPVDGGLGYSVAEMAGVVGGLLRTIGLTGEYARLVVVMGHGSSSLNNPQEAAHDCGACGGARGGPNARAFSQMANDPRVRRLLAEDGLPIPDEVHFVGAYHNTCDDGLTYFDLDRLPASHRGLSERARAASGEARRRNAQERCRRFESAGPLPTADEALRHVEARAEDLSQTRPEYGHATNAACVVGRRSRTRGLFLDRRAFLASYDPTRDDAEGSTLAALLGAVIPVCAGINLEYFFSSVDPSGYGCGTKLPHNITSLLGVMDGAASDLRPGLPWQMVEIHEPMRILFVVETTPEILMAILGGEGPIGRLVRNGWVQLATLDPASPAVHVFRDGGFEPYRPGDADLPVAPSSAAWSRGRRGHLGFATISPEAGDHDPIPEGAAR, encoded by the coding sequence GTGCACGACGCATCGACCCCCGAGTCGAGACACCTGGCAGGCCTCGGCGGGCACGGGCCGGCCCACGACCTGGCGCATCAGATCGAGCACGCGGCGCACCTGCTGCCGTCGCAGGGCCCGATCACGGTCTTCGTGCACCACAACACGCTGCACGCCTTCGAGGATCTGCCGTTCGACGAGGCTGTGAGGCGAGGGGCGGCCACTTACGGCTGCCATCCCTACCTGCCCGAGGGCTCCTACCGAGGCGAGGTCGCCCGGGGGAGGATCACCCCGGGCGACCTCGCCGAGGCCCTGGTCGACGACCTCGGCGAGGATGCCGACGTCCTGATCGGGTTCATGGGGACGAGGTATCACCTGCGCCTGGCCATGCTCGAGCACCCGCTCCGCCTCGGCACCGACGCGGAGCTGCGGTGGCTGGTCGCCGAGACCGACGCGCTGGTGCGGTTCCGGGACGAGGCCACGCCCGAGTCGAGGCGGCGGGTCGTCGACCGGACCCGTCGGTGGGTCCTCGGGGATGCCACCGGCGACGGCGATGGCGGCGCGGGCCGCGGGGCCGCCGTCGTCGCCGCGCTGCTCGACCGCTTCGGCGCGTCGACGGTCGAGCGGTGGCCCGCGCGGATCTGGGAGTCGTTCACCCTGCACCTGCTCTGGCGGATCTGCCACGCCGGCGTCCACGGCGTGAGGAGGCCCGGCGACGCCGTCCCGCCCCCCGCCCGCCATCGCGACCTGGTCGTGCTGGCGACCGGCCGGGACACCGACCTGATGGTCCACGAGGTGCTCATCCGCTTCTGCGCCGCCTTCCTGGACCAGGGGTTCGCCACCTGGCCGCTCCCCGGCCGGGAGGCCGGGTTCTTCCGCGCCTTCGCGGGCCTGTACCGGGACGCGAGGCCCGTCGACCCCTGGCTCCGCGGGCTGCCGGACGAGCTGCGGAGGGTCGAGCGGGCGGGGCTGTCCCCGATCGAATCAATCGACGAGTCGCTCCGACTGCTGGGCGTCGCCGAGCCCGAACGTGCGGGGTACCTCGCGGAGACGCTGCTGGCGTTGCGCGGCTGGGCCGGGATGCTCCGGCAGATGGAGACGAACGCGGAATGGGCCGCCCACCCGGCCCCGCCCGGGACGCTCCGGGAGTACCTGGCCGTCCGCCTGCTGCTCGAACGGGTCGCCCTGCGCCACGTCGCCCGCGAGGCGCTCCCGGGCGCGACCGACCTCCGAGACCTTCGGGCCGCCCTCCGCCACCGGATCCCGCGCCCGTCGCGCGTCAGCGTCGATCAGCGGGCCTACCTCGTGTTCCAGCTCGCCCAGGTCCGGGGGTGGGGCCCCGCCGACCTGCATCGGCTCTCGAAGGTCGAGTGGGGGCGGCTCGTCGAGGAGATCGAGTCCTTCGGCGACCTCGATCGGCGGCGGATCTACCACCTCGCCTACGAGCGGCACTACCGCGATCGGGTCCTCGACGCGCTGACGGCCCACGCGGGGGCGGCGGCCGTGCCCGAGGGCCGCGCGATCTTCCAGGTCGTCTGCTGCCTCGACGAGCGCGAGGAGTCCTTCCGCCGCCACCTGGAGGAGGTGGAGCCGGGCTGCGAGACCTTCGGCGTCGCGGGGTACTTCGGGGTGGCGATGTACTATCGGGGCGTCACCGAGGCCCACTTCCGCCCGCTCTGCCCGATCAGCGTCACGCCGCGACACTACGTGCAGGAGGAGCCGACGCATTCCTTCGAGGGGGCCGGCCGGATCCAGGCGGAGGCCCGCCGCCGGCTCGGCCGGCTCTCGCATATGCTGCACCTGGGCACGCGCACCTTCGTCGGCGGCCTGCTGACCGGCCTGCTGGGGGCGGTGGCCGGCGTCCCGCTGCTCATGCGAGTCCTGTTGCCCCGCCGGACCGCCCGGATCCGGCGCCTCCTCGGGCGGGTCGTCACCCCGCCGGTGACCCAGCTCCGGCTCGAACGTTCCGATCCGGAGCCGGGTCCCGTCGACGGCGGGCTCGGCTACTCGGTCGCCGAGATGGCGGGCGTCGTGGGGGGCCTCCTGCGTACCATCGGGCTCACCGGGGAATATGCCCGCCTGGTCGTCGTCATGGGGCACGGCTCGTCGAGCCTCAACAACCCCCAGGAGGCCGCCCACGACTGCGGGGCCTGCGGGGGGGCCCGCGGCGGGCCCAACGCCCGGGCCTTCTCCCAGATGGCCAACGACCCCCGGGTGCGTCGCCTCCTGGCCGAGGACGGGCTCCCGATCCCCGACGAGGTCCACTTCGTCGGCGCCTACCACAACACCTGCGACGACGGGCTGACGTACTTCGACCTCGACCGACTGCCGGCATCCCACCGGGGGCTCTCCGAGCGGGCGAGGGCGGCCTCGGGGGAGGCGCGACGGCGGAACGCGCAGGAACGCTGCCGGCGCTTCGAGTCGGCCGGTCCCCTGCCGACGGCCGACGAGGCCCTGCGCCACGTCGAGGCCCGGGCGGAGGACCTCTCCCAGACGCGCCCGGAATACGGCCACGCCACCAACGCGGCCTGCGTCGTCGGCCGGCGGTCGCGGACGCGCGGCCTGTTCCTCGACCGTCGGGCGTTCCTCGCCTCGTACGACCCGACCCGGGACGACGCCGAGGGGTCGACCCTGGCGGCGCTGCTGGGGGCCGTCATCCCGGTCTGCGCCGGGATCAACCTCGAATACTTCTTCTCGTCCGTCGATCCCTCGGGGTATGGCTGCGGGACCAAGCTGCCCCACAACATCACCTCGCTCCTGGGCGTGATGGACGGGGCGGCCAGCGACCTGCGGCCCGGGCTCCCCTGGCAGATGGTCGAGATCCACGAGCCGATGCGGATCCTGTTCGTCGTCGAGACCACGCCGGAGATCCTCATGGCCATCCTGGGCGGGGAGGGGCCGATCGGCCGCCTGGTGCGCAACGGCTGGGTGCAGCTGGCGACGCTCGACCCCGCCTCCCCGGCCGTCCACGTCTTCCGGGACGGCGGCTTCGAGCCGTACCGGCCGGGGGACGCCGACCTGCCCGTCGCCCCGTCCTCCGCGGCGTGGTCCCGGGGCCGACGGGGCCACCTGGGGTTCGCCACCATCTCCCCCGAGGCGGGGGATCACGACCCGATCCCCGAGGGGGCCGCCCGATGA